The following is a genomic window from Rhodoferax sp. PAMC 29310.
GCGCCCGCCGCAATTCGGGGGGGGGCTACAGTCAAATCGGGCGTTGAGATGGGTGTCACTTGTGCGAATTCAACCTGTTTATCAAAATTGGCGGACATTTGCCAAACGACGAATGAAACGGCGCAAAGGGAGGCAATGCCGCCCCAGGCTTTCCAGCGAAACTGGGCTTCGTTTCCGGCAGGCATTGACTCAATCTGCCGCTCCAGACGACGCACATCGGGCCCGGACACAGAGATCTCCTTGTTGTTGACTGGTGTCACCTCTTGGGCCAGGTTGGACTTCAATCTCTGCAAAAACGCTCGATCCCTGTCGACGAACTGCAGCTCGCCCATTCTCATGAGATCGCCTACAACATGATAGGTGTGCCAGGTGGAGCGACTGTCGGGCGTTTCAAGCAACTTCATGGCGCGAGCGAACGCATCGCCGCGCAACTGCCCGTCGGCCATCGCCGATATGACTTCGTGATCATTCATATTTTCTTGTGCCATGACTCTTACCCCAACAACCCCTACCAACGCTTGCTTGTTTGTATCTCCAGCATCGGTTTAACCTTGCTAGAAATCGCCTCCCGGGCTCTGAATATCCGTGAGCGGACGGTACCGATCGGACAATTCATCACCTCACTAATCTCCTCATAGCTCAATCCTTCGATTTCCCGCAATGTCAACGCCTGTTGCAAATCGTCCGGCAACGCCATCAACGCGGCGTTGACAGCAGCAGCGATCTCCTTCGCAGCCAATGCAGTTTCGGGGGTCTCGTCTGCTATTGGTTCGTGTTTGACCCAAGAAGTTTCATCATCCTCATCATTTGATCTGAACGCGGCCTCAGACACAGTGGGGTCACGCTTCAAGTCGAGCAGAAATTTTTTGGCTGTGTTGACGGCGATGCGGTAGAGCCAAGTGTAAAACTGTGCATCTCCCCGGAATTGATGCAGTGCCCGATAGGCCCGGATGAAGGTCTCTTGCGCAATGTCCTCGACAAGATCCACATCTCGAACCATTCGTCCAATCAGTCGTTGTATTCGCCGTTGATACTTGATCACCAACAGCTCAAAGGCGGACTGATCACCTGCGGCAGCGCGTTGAACCAGCATGGCATCGCTATCTGCTTGGTCGACTGGCACAGGCGCACCTTCCGATTCAGTGCTCACGGGGACCCCTCAGACTTGGCGTGCACGGTTGTCCCATGATCGGCATAGACCGCCCGGCGCAGGGCCCGCCAGCGAACGGGATCAGAATTGCGCTCGGCCCAAAGCCACACCGGCCCGCCCTTTTCAGGCTGCAGAGTCATCACCATCAACATCTGACTGTCAAAATGAACTGCCACGGCGCCAGCAGTGGACTGGCGATCCACAGTCCATGTCCAACTCTCGCCCCCCCACACTAAATGGCCGGCCTCGGTCTGGTGCCAGGCGAGACCAGCCAGCGACAAAACAGCGCTCAAGACGATGAAAAAGAAAATCTGAGGGCCCAAAAACGCACCAGTGGCGCTCGCCCACATTCCTCCCACCAGAAATCCGGCAAGGCTGCAAGTCAGCAAAAAGTAGCCCTGAAAAACGGAACGCCCCACCGGATATTGAACCGCTGGGGCGCTATTCACGGGAAAGGTGATTTGCTTATTGATACTGACTTTCAAACAGAAAACTCAAGGTGCCCGCTTGAAGACCAGTGATCCGTTGGTGCCACCAAATCCAAAATTATTCTTCAAGGCGACGTCAATCTTCATGTCGCGAGCCGTATTGGCGCAATAGTCCAAATCGCACGCTGGATCCTGATTGAAAATATTGATGGTCGGAGGACTCTTCTGATGGTGAAGCGCCAACACAGTGAAAATCGACTCAATGCCACCGGCACCACCCAATAGGTGGCCAGTCATGGACTTGGTGGAATTCACCACCACCTTTTTGGCGTGATCGCCCAATGCAGCCTTAATCGCATTGC
Proteins encoded in this region:
- a CDS encoding sigma-E factor negative regulatory protein, with the protein product MNDHEVISAMADGQLRGDAFARAMKLLETPDSRSTWHTYHVVGDLMRMGELQFVDRDRAFLQRLKSNLAQEVTPVNNKEISVSGPDVRRLERQIESMPAGNEAQFRWKAWGGIASLCAVSFVVWQMSANFDKQVEFAQVTPISTPDLTVAPPRIAAGAGNTLVIDNQGVMIRDPRLDALLAAHQQSGGASAFQNPTGFVRSATFTGVGR
- the rpoE gene encoding RNA polymerase sigma factor RpoE; translation: MLVQRAAAGDQSAFELLVIKYQRRIQRLIGRMVRDVDLVEDIAQETFIRAYRALHQFRGDAQFYTWLYRIAVNTAKKFLLDLKRDPTVSEAAFRSNDEDDETSWVKHEPIADETPETALAAKEIAAAVNAALMALPDDLQQALTLREIEGLSYEEISEVMNCPIGTVRSRIFRAREAISSKVKPMLEIQTSKRW